The sequence below is a genomic window from Chitinophagales bacterium.
TTCCACTGGGATTGATTTTCAATGAATTGTTGACCAATTCCTTTAAATATGCTTTTAAGGGAAAAAATACGGGAGAAATCACCATTAAAGTAAGAAGCAAAAAACCTGTTACTTCTGGTAAAATCGAATCGAAACAAAATTTGCACATCAGCTATAGTGACAATGGCCCCGGCCTCAAATCCTCAGCTCAACTGAACAACCCCGAAACCCTGGGATTGCGACTTATCCAATTGCTCTCCAGCCAGATAGGTGCAAAAGTGGAGTATTCAAATGAAATTATTAGTAAATTTATATTTACCTTCAAAAAAGCTGAAAATCCCGTAATAATTGAAAACAATGGCTGAAAAATTGAAAATAGGAATTGTTGAAGACGACCTGATCATAGCCGAAAGTATTTATTCCACTTTGAAGCAAATCGGTTATGAGGCATTAAGACCTGTACGCAATTTCGATGATGCCATTGCGCTGATAAAAAAAGAGGCTCCCGATCTGTTGATTTTGGATATTACCATAGAAGGCCGCAAAGACGGAATTGACCTTGCAGCAGAAATCAACAATAGCTTTAAAACTCCTTTTATATTCCTTACTGCCTACAGTGATGAAAACACATTGAACCGATCAAAAAAGGTCAATCCGGCAGCTTACCTGGTAAAACCTTTTTCGGAGAAAGACTTGTACAGCTCTATAGAAATTGCCATTAATAATTACCGCTCGCAGGGCAATTTTCCCCGACAAAACAATAGCCC
It includes:
- a CDS encoding response regulator; protein product: MAEKLKIGIVEDDLIIAESIYSTLKQIGYEALRPVRNFDDAIALIKKEAPDLLILDITIEGRKDGIDLAAEINNSFKTPFIFLTAYSDENTLNRSKKVNPAAYLVKPFSEKDLYSSIEIAINNYRSQGNFPRQNNSPKQRKFALIKDGHLFHKINFNDILYIESDNVYLSIYTPQKKFVIREKLGNFIQENPNSDFVKVHRSYAINTQHLETVNELYVVVAGKEIPVQKNYRKELLEMVRLFK